CCAGAAACTCAGAATACATTTGCAAACTACTGTGAAAAGACACAATATTAATAGGACAAGAAAATTTTGAGCATTATAATGTAGTGCTTTGCTTTATAACTATacacatttcaaattttttttcttataggaAGGACTTAAGTctgtattttccatattttatgATGAGAGATAATTAGATGCATGAACATTCTACTCAGTGAATACTGGGCcagaaaaaagatttgaaatagaccagtatttattttacaaaccGATTTAGTAATGAGTCACTAACATACAttagctatttttctctttttaagctTACATAACTGAATCCTTACAGAATTAAACAGAAGTGCTGGTCTCTTGCACTGCTCTGCATTTACTTTTGTGATTTACTAGATAAATAAGAAAGTGAAGTTCCTACCTAAAACCACTCCATgtgaatgaaaattaatttatcatgttggaaaactgtattttagcTTTCAGCCAGTATGGACTTAACAACCATTTTTATGGTTAACACAGAACTTTATTGATTATTATTTATTGGTCTTAGTTAAAGACCTGCTTCAAATTTATCCTCCAAACAAAAAAGTTCATGTAACTTCTTTCATGTTTGAGTTATCCCTAGTTTCTGTTACGGGAGTGCTACTGGAATGCAGACTACAAAAAGCAGAATAGAGCTATAAGCACACACGTATACACATCTCCACATATACTTActatatgcacatacatatatacatcaCAAACAAAGAGCTGCATCATCACCTAATCTGAGATGACTGCATTTTTTCTGGTCTTCAGGAAAAATGGGCAGTTCTGAAGCATAACCAGGAATTTGGCCAGATAACATTCACTATCGCCATCTTCTGGCAGTCATGCTTTTAAATTCAGGAATCACAATTTAAAGATAACCATCAGAATTACGCGATTAACTATTGAAGGCTCTAAATACTCCTTTAAAATAGTCTTTCTAGTGCTTTGTCTAATCTAGTCTTAAATATGTCAAGCAAGACTGTTTTCATACTGGTACTATATTTCATATATACTGCTATCTCTTTCCAGAAGCTTTCACTGACAGATAACTATTACCATTTTATCACTCACAATCTGCTATTCCtaaactaagaagaaaaaaaaacaataaaaatgtgtgtaaaAAGCCTTTATACAAAGGTATTCTATTGGCAGTTTTCCCTTGTTTCACCTCCCTGCTCCCTACCAGAGTCAATCCTGGCTTGTCTTCGGGCTGCACACTCTTCAATACGAAGTTTGGGAATTCCCTCAGCAACTGCTTTGGCCATTCCACCCATTTCTTCAATCTCCTCAACaagctggaaaattaaaaggatTGAGAAAATGAGTAGCAGGAAGGTTCACAAAATAAGCTTTACATTTGTACTGCCATCCAAGTTTTTATTATACCTATATATATACAGTCCTGTGCTCTACAAGTATGTTTCCTATTTCCATGTCTCTGACTACAGGTTTTGGTATAAATTAAGAGACATCtcaaacaaaacagcagttttATTACCAAAACTCCATGAATTCAATAACAGTGCATGGCATATTGTTCAACCAGTAACACCCATGGATGAAAAGGCTTAAAATTTGAGACCCTGCCTCTGCACTGACTTCTGCCTGGCAACCAGCCCTTATAGTtacatgtatataaataaaaataaatttttaaaagccagatCCTGAAGAAAAGTGGCATGGCATGGTTCAGCTCTTACAGAAGTCCATTCAGCTATAAAACAGGGTGACTGTATTCAAACTACCTACTGAAAATGGCCATCAGACCATGCCTGGCACTGTCTAGAAAAGTCCTAGTTGACAAGGACCTGAAAATCACATCTCAGACAGTGCACTAACAGTGTCTGTACAGTTGCAGGCTAGGGTCTGAGACTGTATTAGCTTATTCATTTGGGTTTCACTGTAGGCTAGACATGTAGGCATGTATCTTTATGCAGGACTGCCACCAGTCAGACTACTGCTGCACAGTATTTTTCACGTGCAAGTAATGACTGGCAGCTAAATgcattactaaaaaaaaatattctgatccaaaagaaaaatttctcctAAATTCTGCATAATACTCAGTTATGGCCAGACAATTGTCTGCCTACATGCTTGGCTATAAAACTTTGCTTTCAATAACCCCTAGTTTTAAAGTCTCAAGCAGACCACCACAGGCATGAGTAGGCATGTAACGAAGTAGGTTAGTTTGACTCTTTCTTCTGttgaatccttttttttcttgcacctAAAACAGAGATCCCAGCAAACTGGGAGTCTTCAGTACGCAAGGGACTTTGCAGGCCTTGATTATTTGTTCCACACTGGGATATTTCCCTTTTGAATGTAGTCTGCCAGGAGGCTGAAGCCTCTCTTTCTCTAAATATACACTGTATTTTTGtaaagttcatttaaaaagaaatcactgaagCATAAGTGTAAAATAATTCCCTCTTTAGGAAGTACCAACTTATCAAATAGTCCCTTAAAAGACATTTCTCAAAACTCCTATACCTAAAATTTTCCCACAGAACATAAAAGGTTATGCAAACTGACCTTTAAAGCAGCTTCATAGACGTCGTTGGTGAGGCACTCCATGAGGTAAGATCCCCCCCAGGGGTCCGCCACTTTAGGAATACCTGACTCCTCCTGAATTATGATCTGCGTGTTCCGAGCAATGCGGGCACTCTTCACTGTAGGCAAACCCAAGGCTTCATCAAAGGAATTTGTATGCAAAGACTGTGTACCTCCAAACACTGCAGCCATTGCTTCAATTGTAGTACGGATAACATTGTTAAAGGGatcctggaaggaaaacaagagctCTGTAGTTCAATGGTTCTGCCACGGGGCTGAAGCAGATCAGTCACACATATACTACTGCAATGAAATGAATGCAAGATTCCCCATTGAAACACTGTAACCAtaacaaaagctgaaaaggaaaacagtcaaTAATAAGCATCTAATCAAACTGATATATCACTTATCAGTATCTAAGACAAAAGATTAATCCATTAAGAAAGCTAAAATTATCAGTGTATGAGTAAACTGGTCATGATAACAAAGCCAAGCCTAACTTATATTTAGTGGTGTTTCAAAGAACTTAATGAATCCAAGTCGGAGAGGATGGAACAGGTAGTCCTGATGTCCTCCATACTTGGATTCCAGAATTCTTGGAGCAGTGAATAGCACATCTATCATATATGTTACTAGTTAAAATCCGTTTTGGAACTAAATGTGCTTAATACTTTCATTAATGACAGAATTACATAAAGGTAGGATTTACAGTTGAAATTTGCTAGTGCTATAAAATTAAGAGATATCTATGAGGGAACTGGGATATCAACCAAAACAAACTGATAATCTGGAGTACGAGGTATAGAAAAAGAGTCAGTATTACAGAATATAAACTCAGCCTTTAGGTCAAAATTTTTATCTGCTCTTTTCAAACATCTAGACAGTTGGGTTGTATATATGTGCAGTTACAGTCAAAGAGGAGTGATCATGATCTCCAGAGGATGACTTATGTTGTGAGATGGAGTGAAGAatcagacactgcagctgcctgtcTTATTTAATGTGATTATTGAGGGAACTTAACAGTAGCTCAGATTGTGCACCTAATTCTTGACATGCTTAGGTAGGATGAAATGTATCCAAAATAATTAAGAGCTACCAATGTTACAGGACCTTGAAGAAGGCAAAATGAATCGTGAGATCTGtgaattacattattttccatGAAGAAACTGAATTAATATCACTATTTTACAAGGACACGGTAATTCTACCTACACTGGAGTCTATTTCTGGTTTAAGTATTCTGTttaaagaattacagaaaaatgtgatttggaTGAGCAAGAATGTAAAACCTAATTTATGAGTGGATACCTATCTAAAGGCAGGccaaaggaaaacatatttGCCCTCTGAAACCTATAAGGAGTAAAAACTGGGCACTGAGGAGGTATATTAAGATAAACAACAATGTTTAGACAGGAAAAAAGGGTTATGATCTGGCCAGAAATATATTTACACTGGACACTGGAAGACCGTTGAACATATTTTTggtaatattaatatttttgcacTCATACAATCCTTTTGTGAATATAGTCTCGAGTCTTTAGGTTCTGCCCTTTTACTGCTACATGGCAGTCCAGAATATCAAGGTATCTTGTAAACCAGCATTTTGGgatgcagtgctgctggcacTCAACAAGACCTTTTTGTGTTACATAAGCAAAAAGATGCATCCAATGCTAGTGTGTGCATTTGTCAGATTGAGACAGGTTGTCTCCttcagaaagctgtatttttatgaGTAAAACCAGCAGCCTCCTTTAAGATATACATCATGAGAGCATATTTAAATGAGGAAGTTGATGAGAGTCCAATTTCTAACCTGCTCAGTGAGTGACCAGCCTGAAGTCTGACAATGAGCTCTCAGCAGAAGAGATTTAGGATCCTTGGGCTTAAACATTTTCTCTATCAAGTGAGCCCACAGCCGCCTCCCAGCTCTCAGCTTAGCTATTTCCATATAGAAGTTCATGCCAATTCCCCAGAAGAAGGAGAGCCTGTAACAAGAACACATGAACAGGATAAAACATTAAACCATTTTAACAATTCTGTTTCGGTAAAGGAGAAGTCATACAGCAAGGTCTCTGATTAATTTACTTTTACAGGTATAACCCAGACATAAGATGATGGGAATGTTCCTGGACACTGATGCCAGTTTCTACAGAATGATACACATTTATGCCAATAAATATGTGCAACAGGCTACATGAATCAcaccttttgttttttagaCTCACCGTATAGTTAGGGAATCTCTAAATCAACCAGACCACTGAAATTGTAATTCTGCTCAGTTTGGCATTAACTATACAAAACCACAATATTCTGCTTAAAATTtcccaaatatttcaaaataatactaatgaaaaaaattcagtaacaCTTTAGCATAAAAGAACTGCAAAAACTCTCACTGCATTCTGCAGTCCTAAAGCTACAAGTGTATTAGATATAACAGCTTAGAGATCCGCTTTCTGACCCAGCGACTGTCAAAACAGACCTTGACAATGCTGGGGCTTGTGCATGAGCTTTATTCAGTTTATCAGCATAGATATAGTCCAAGTGTCTGTGGGACCAGATATATTTTCCGACTGTTGAAACTgtgtaacaaaaccaaaacctatcTGCAATGTGAGCATTGCCAGTATTGCTTGTATGggtaaaaatactgaatttgatATTAAACTCTAGAGGTTTTACCAAAAATGAGTTTTATACTTACAAATTTCTTTAGCTCACCTTGGTGCAAATTCATCAATGGTAAGGCCAGCTTTCAGTCCAGTTCTGCAGTACTCCAAGCCATCTGCTATAGTATAAGCTAATTCCAGAATGGTGTCAGCTCCTGCCTCTTGCATATGGTACCCGCTGATGGAAATAGAATTAAATTTTGGCATatgctgcaaaaataaaagacaacagGGCACAACAGTAGAAGGGGGGATCAGATAATTGTTCTATCAACATTCACAAATAAGCCATTCTTTGCAGACTGTGAATACAACTGTCTCTATTAAATGGTGTTTGCAAATGTTTACTTCACATGCTTTTACGTTTTTGCACTATTCATTGTGCTTAAGCTATCACCCACCATGGTAAGTATCTTTCTCAGTTACAGGCTGTGTGCCACCTCTCCAATGAAAACGCAACTAAGAAAACAACCAGTAGTACAGAACTTCCAGTCATCAGTTCAGGACTTCACTCCTTTCATTACCTCCTTCTCATGCTAAATTTTGCAGCAGAAGTCCTTCAAGACCTCTCACCTCTTTGCTCCTGCTTACAGCTGTATAATGCTTCTTAACTATGGGGTTTCTTACTTTCCATGCAAAGAACAACCTGTCTGTTCCTCGTCTCCAAGCTTCCTGCCATCCTTTCAGGCTTAGGCTCATCTTAGGTCTGACTTTGATTTGAACTGacttaaaaatcttaaaatttatGCTGTAAGTGATTTGGGATCTTAACTTCTCCTCCCGGCCCTTTCCACAACCACATCGTTCTTCACTATGACAGGTCTTCCTGCCTTCTGCTTTGTTCTCCAAAGTGCCTCATAAATAGTTAACTAGATGTAATAATAgaagtaaatacatttaaacaaTGAATACCTTTGAGGTGTACTGGAAGATGTCAGCAATAATCCGCATTGATGGTTCTGGGGGGAAAATGTACGTGTTTCGGACCATGAACTCCTTCAAGATGTCATTTTGGATTGTCCCTGTCAGCTTGGCCTGAGGCACTCCCTGTTCTTCTCCAGTTACAATGAATGTCGCCAACACGGGAATGACTGCCCCGTTCATTGTCATAGACACTGACATTTTCTCTAAAGGAATTCCATCAAAAAGGATTTTGGTGTCTTCCACTGTATCAATGGCAACTCCAGCCATTCCAACATCTCCTCGAACTCGTGGATTGTCTGAATCATAACCACGGTGGGTGGCTAAATCAAAAGCAACAGATAATCCCTGCTGGCCagctaaatgaaaaagaaaaaaaaaaacaaccaaacaaaaaaaaacaaagagaaagattCAGAAGTGTTGAACAGACTTGCAGTAGAACTGGATCTaaatttattgattttattttacatgatTCAGGCTTTGACAACAaaccatttttttatattaaacacTGTTCCCTCCCAAACTTGTCCAAGGTCTTCTAGTCTtaaactttaaatgaaaaagcttttaattgaggaaaaaaaaatactgtagtcCTTCTAGCTCAGCCACACAAACAGCTTACCATGCTTAACAAATTACTGAATAACAGTTTAGCCACAAGTTATAAATGTGCACAGACAGACAGTATCAGAGCTTATACACAGAAATTCTTCTTAGTTTAGCTGGAAACAAAAGTTTGATAAACTATGTCACATTACCTTCTCTTTATCACAAATTAAACAGACGCACAGAGATTGTTACCCTGGCTCTAGTGACATACGTTGTTTATTCATAAAGCAAAGTGATGCATTACTAAATCTGCAgtaggagaaaaatattcatataaaGCAGGGAACAGGACAGTTGGAGCTCTTGGCAGACTTGTTGCTGCAACCTGAAAGCAGTACCTGAAACTCTGCAACCCCCAGGCATTCACCCTCTGACCAGCACTGctgttcctgaaggaactgTTATCTACTACATTTGCAAATCCGCTTTTCAACATCAGCAGAGCTCTGTCAGACACCAGCTACCAGACACCATCGTCTTTGATCTAAAAAGCTAGGTGTTAGCTCTGAAGCACAATgacataaattaaaatttctgccTAGTTTCAAGCAACAGAAACTTCAGCACTTATGTGAACTGATAATGCATTCTTTTTTAGCATTCCTCTAATTACAGAGAGATTTTAATtgaattattaaaaatgctttacaaataaCTAGGTCAGAGTCagaatttatattaaataattcaATATTAACACAACCATTTACACAAGATAAAATTACAATATTACAATGTCAAAACTtgaataaagatgaaaaattccTGGCAGCAAACATTCTTGAGTAACTGAGCTGTGCTACCAGCTAACCCAAGTGTTAGCTCTTCTGCTTCAGCAGCAACACTCAGCAGTAAGGCAGAGTATATTCAGAACAACCTTTCTATTGAAATGTTAGTTTGCAAACTTCTAATAccctgtatttattattttttaatttactgagTTTTATAAATGGAAAGAATCAAGAATACCTGCAAGGATGCAGCAGCAGCTAATATTGCTTCCTATTAGCTCATGACGATATTGCAAGAggtaaaaatccccaaacaactcctcctcctccccctcaccCTAAACAGTTATGTTTTGAGTAGAAGGGACTGTAAAGTGGGAAATAAAAGTGTCACAGATGTATTCCTCAGAAGGCAACTTTCAGTGGTCTGTTGTTTTGACTGGTAAGGGTATAACTAGCTCCAAACAATTGCTAAGATGTATGGCTGGAGTAAAACTAATGTTTACATTTATCAAGAGCAACTTTTTAGTAGTGGTTTTACAATGCCTAACTCAATAGTATATTATGATGACACTCCAGCTATTACCTAAACAAAGTGCTGCAAAGCACAATACTCTGCAGAAATATTGAGAAAACCGCtcccaaataagaaaaatactaataCTTTTAGGAAGCTGGCTTTACTAATACACCACGAATTACACTATTCATATGTATTTAtgaattcatttaaaatttataatatGAGATGGAAACCCAAAATGTCAGAATGCACTAACACCAGATGTTTAGCTAAGGGATAAAGGTCGACACTTTTTTCCACTACAATCTTCTCTCATGGTCACAAAATGAGTATAAAGTGCTCCACTCTGGTCCCTGGGATGCAGCCAAATTATGTCTCCCTCAGTGTTAAGGCAGTAAGAACTACAAATAGCATTTAATACATTCATTTTTCCATCTCAATagcaaaatgaagcaaaggCAGTTTCAGAAATAATCCACCTTCCCAGTAATAAAGAAATACAGCGCCACTGGGAAGATCCTATCAGGAACCAAAACTCACAAAGTGAAATAATCACATTTGCCATGTAATTCACCATATGAATGTTCCCCTTTGCTTTGCAAGGCAATGTTGTTTCCCAGATCAGCTGTCTTACCTTTAATGTTGTCCTTGTAGAACTTATTGCTCTCCTCCACTGTACTGAAGCCAGCATATTGGCGGATAGTCCACGGTCTGTATGTGTACATGGTTGGGTAGGGTCCTCGTGTGAAAGGTTTCACCCCTGGCAGCTCCTCAGGGAGGTCTTTCGTGTCCCTTTTGGAGTACAAGGGCTTGATGTCGATCCCCTCTGGGGTGTGCCAAATTAAATCCTTTGGATTCTTgcctttcagctgcttttcgGCAAGAGCAGCCCACTCGGGGTGCAGCGGCTGCCTGTGCAGCGAACGCCACACGAGCCGGCAGGCTGGAAGTTGTGCTGGGCACGTGCAGCAGTGGGGCCACAAGTGCAGGAGAGCATCCTTGGCTCTTAGCATGTCTGTCCCACTGGTTGGCGAGTATGGGgtaagctgaagaaaataaaaacacatattttgcATCATCATATAAATCCAGCATGGGAGAAGTGAGCATGGAGAGGTCAAGCAGTTTGCTAAAGCCAAAAcaattattcaggaaaaaactAAGTGTATTTATTCACTTAGTCATTTGATAGacacccccttcccctgcctttcAACCAGACAATGCATAAAACAGAGTTCAGGAAAAATCCTACATTTTCCTCTAGCTAAGGAAAACATTCCTAGAACTCATCTACATCCACATATGAAATGTGTAACTTATTTCAGTCCCTAAGCAGCACCGTCATTAACCAGTCACTGAAAAGTCAGTGTCAGGCATGAAGATAGCATGCCTAACTACTTTCTCACCTTCCCATCTCTCTCTCATATCTACAAATTCCTTAATGTCAGAGAGGGACCCTCTACATCAAAGAGGCACTCCAAAGGAAGTGGACTGTCAGAAAATTGCTGACATATCACACACTTTGGAAAAGGTGGCTTGAGCTGGATAGAAATCAGAGATAtactgagaaagaaaggagaaaaaaaaatgcagtatgcAAGAACACAGGGATAATACAAGTTGCAGAGCACCACGCATGAGACTGATATGGGGCATAAGCTCAGTAACTCCTGAAAGCTTCTGCTCTCCCTACCCTATCTCTGCACTTCCTTCCCAAGCCAAAACCTTTACAGCTTGGCTCCAAGGGCCAGTCACCTCCTCTCCGCCTCATCTCCTTCACAACTCCCTGGAAACACACACTTCCCTGACACATTTACAAAGAAGTCTGCATAAAACTGGAAAGCGTCTCTATCACTGTTACGGTGCTGCAGCAACACActccacacagaatcacagaatcaaccaggttggaagagacctctgggatcatcgagtccaactgttgccctgacaccaccaggTCACCTAGgccacggcactaagtgccatgtccagtctttttttaaacacctccagagatggtgactccaccacctccctgggcagcccattccaatgtctaatgaccctttctgaaaagaaatgcttcctaatgtccaacctgaacctcccctggccaagcttgaggctgtgtcctcttgtcctatcgctagttgcccaggagaagaggccgactcccacttcactacaacctcccttcaggtagttgtagactgcaataaggtcacctctgtgcctcctcttctccaggctaaacaaccccagctcccacagccgttcctcataagtcagaccctccagacccttcaccagcttggtcgccctcctctggactccctccaacacctcaacatctttcttgaagtgcggaaAGAAAGAGCTTTAATAATATATATGCTACGTGTGGTATACATACAATCTGATGAGCAAAAAGGAGCACCAGAGGAGCACTCAGCTCCCTGCAGAGACGTGCTCCTGCAGCCAGGATGGAAGGCAGCCTCTGCCTCCAGTGCTGCACGGGGCCCAGCGCGATCCCCCGGCCCCATACGCCAAGGAACCACACAGCTGCCATTACACCGCCCTCcgcacctccctctccaccccTCATaccacagcacccacagccgGAGGGGGCAAGGACCCGAAAGCACCGTTCACCGGCCCAGCCCGGCCTGGCAG
This region of Nyctibius grandis isolate bNycGra1 chromosome 1, bNycGra1.pri, whole genome shotgun sequence genomic DNA includes:
- the MMUT gene encoding methylmalonyl-CoA mutase, mitochondrial, which produces MLRAKDALLHLWPHCCTCPAQLPACRLVWRSLHRQPLHPEWAALAEKQLKGKNPKDLIWHTPEGIDIKPLYSKRDTKDLPEELPGVKPFTRGPYPTMYTYRPWTIRQYAGFSTVEESNKFYKDNIKAGQQGLSVAFDLATHRGYDSDNPRVRGDVGMAGVAIDTVEDTKILFDGIPLEKMSVSMTMNGAVIPVLATFIVTGEEQGVPQAKLTGTIQNDILKEFMVRNTYIFPPEPSMRIIADIFQYTSKHMPKFNSISISGYHMQEAGADTILELAYTIADGLEYCRTGLKAGLTIDEFAPRLSFFWGIGMNFYMEIAKLRAGRRLWAHLIEKMFKPKDPKSLLLRAHCQTSGWSLTEQDPFNNVIRTTIEAMAAVFGGTQSLHTNSFDEALGLPTVKSARIARNTQIIIQEESGIPKVADPWGGSYLMECLTNDVYEAALKLVEEIEEMGGMAKAVAEGIPKLRIEECAARRQARIDSGSEVIVGVNKHQLEKEETVEVLAIDNTSVRSKQIEKINKVKASRDQAAAQQCLAALTQCAATGEGNLLALAVEAARARCTVGEITDAMKKVFGEHKASDRMVSGAYRQEFGESDEILHAINRVNKFMDREGRRPRMLVAKMGQDGHDRGAKVIATGFADIGFDVDIGPLFQTPREVAQQAVDADVHCVGVSTLAAGHKTLVPELIKELNALGRPDILVICGGVIPPQDYDFLYEAGVTNVFGPGTRIPKAAVQVLDDIEKCLEKRQQSM